A genome region from Leifsonia sp. Root112D2 includes the following:
- a CDS encoding sialidase family protein has product MNATAHSTQVLVKTGWPPQRAADVEHHIVYRNENEFAAWPYYCGLWKTADGSLVAGFKRVPSNYEDVNHYNLVHAPGEIVVIRSTDNGRTWDQDSIVSVFDMSIKEEKDFPGGEAADWSNLPPLDFTSRDTLVMGGGIPTLMGGGDHRAAWIRASTDGGRTWRAHNVLPNWDFPGVSMPGTSMYSVRDDGVMLFGVQAWAPGAQSPLLVVYASPDGVQFLHLGEIVEETPKSAYWPGGRFASAQHIYPRVVVLKDGRVLASVRYERDPRGVFWVEIHESLDGGRTWHWLSRVNDWGAPGDLVPMSDGRLVCVYGYRLQPNPGIRYRVSEDQGRTWGQEMILRDDGGSWDLGYPRVIEIEPGLLLTHYWINLKNDRIDVNGGVRHIACTIFTP; this is encoded by the coding sequence ATGAATGCCACGGCACACTCGACGCAGGTACTCGTCAAGACCGGCTGGCCGCCGCAGAGGGCCGCAGACGTCGAACACCATATTGTCTACCGCAACGAGAACGAGTTTGCTGCCTGGCCCTACTATTGCGGCCTGTGGAAGACCGCTGACGGAAGTCTCGTCGCCGGCTTCAAGCGGGTGCCGAGCAATTACGAAGATGTCAATCACTACAACCTGGTGCACGCGCCCGGTGAGATCGTCGTCATTCGCTCAACCGACAATGGCAGAACCTGGGACCAGGACTCAATCGTCTCGGTCTTCGACATGTCCATTAAGGAAGAAAAGGACTTTCCCGGCGGCGAGGCCGCGGACTGGTCGAATTTGCCGCCACTAGATTTCACCAGCCGCGACACGCTGGTCATGGGTGGCGGAATCCCCACGCTCATGGGTGGCGGCGACCATCGTGCCGCATGGATTCGCGCATCGACCGATGGCGGTCGCACGTGGCGTGCACACAACGTGCTGCCCAACTGGGACTTCCCGGGTGTCTCCATGCCTGGTACGTCCATGTACTCGGTGCGCGACGACGGGGTAATGCTGTTCGGTGTGCAGGCGTGGGCGCCGGGCGCGCAAAGCCCGCTGCTCGTCGTATACGCCAGCCCCGACGGCGTTCAGTTTCTTCATCTCGGCGAGATAGTCGAAGAGACGCCGAAGTCCGCGTACTGGCCGGGCGGCCGCTTCGCCTCTGCACAACACATCTACCCGCGGGTAGTGGTGCTCAAGGATGGCCGAGTACTCGCTTCGGTGCGCTACGAACGTGATCCACGCGGAGTCTTCTGGGTCGAGATCCACGAAAGTCTCGATGGCGGGCGCACGTGGCATTGGCTGAGCCGCGTCAACGACTGGGGGGCTCCGGGCGACCTGGTTCCGATGAGCGACGGCCGTCTCGTTTGCGTCTACGGCTATCGCCTTCAGCCGAATCCGGGCATCCGGTATCGGGTGAGCGAAGACCAGGGCAGAACGTGGGGACAGGAAATGATCCTGCGCGATGACGGCGGAAGCTGGGATCTCGGCTACCCCCGTGTCATCGAAATCGAACCCGGCCTATTGCTGACTCATTACTGGATCAATCTCAAGAACGACCGCATCGATGTGAACGGGGGCGTGCGCCACATCGCGTGCACCATCTTCACACCGTGA
- a CDS encoding amidohydrolase family protein has protein sequence MPLFDTHAHLISDDPGTYKPKALRPELPTPKQPDFTVTVEALITMMDEHDVAEACLVQRGHLYGYDNSYILDSARKYPGRLHPVVILDPQDPATPDQYRELVRNDNVRGFRMAHTRPWILDTAWISSPQSMEIWKACAELGTPITLILFMNQLPYLLPLIKIIAQQFPNLPILLDHGGMPFGMTQYEVGLANKVGTDVVLPGAPHFGIDQTIALFEEVPNVYFKITEINMERLAAEKVRPAHLMRRMVDSFGPDRVMWGSDIGQSMLWNYTEKAAMARAATDFLTDDESRNFLHDNAALIYSA, from the coding sequence ATGCCTTTGTTCGACACACACGCGCATCTGATTTCTGATGACCCGGGTACGTACAAGCCCAAGGCTTTGCGACCCGAGCTGCCAACGCCGAAACAGCCTGACTTCACCGTCACGGTCGAAGCACTGATCACCATGATGGACGAGCACGACGTCGCCGAAGCCTGTCTCGTTCAACGGGGTCATCTCTATGGCTATGACAACAGCTATATTCTCGACTCTGCGCGAAAGTACCCCGGCCGTCTGCATCCAGTGGTGATACTTGATCCCCAGGATCCCGCTACCCCGGATCAGTACCGTGAGCTGGTCAGGAATGACAATGTGCGCGGCTTTCGCATGGCGCACACCCGGCCCTGGATCCTGGACACCGCGTGGATCAGTTCCCCGCAGTCAATGGAGATCTGGAAGGCCTGTGCCGAGCTGGGAACACCGATCACGCTGATTCTGTTCATGAACCAGCTCCCCTACCTTCTGCCGCTGATCAAAATCATTGCGCAACAGTTCCCGAACCTGCCGATTCTGCTCGACCACGGCGGAATGCCGTTCGGGATGACTCAGTACGAAGTAGGTCTCGCGAATAAGGTCGGCACGGATGTGGTGTTGCCAGGCGCCCCGCACTTCGGAATTGACCAGACAATCGCGCTCTTCGAGGAAGTACCGAATGTCTATTTCAAGATCACCGAGATCAACATGGAGCGCCTGGCCGCAGAAAAGGTGCGCCCGGCGCACCTGATGCGGCGAATGGTCGACAGCTTTGGCCCCGACCGAGTCATGTGGGGTTCCGACATCGGCCAGAGCATGCTCTGGAACTACACCGAGAAGGCCGCTATGGCGCGCGCTGCGACCGACTTCCTGACCGACGACGAGTCACGCAACTTTCTGCACGACAACGCCGCCCTGATCTACTCGGCATGA
- a CDS encoding ABC transporter substrate-binding protein: MRITRKRTGAIIAVLMASVLALSGCSAGDSGKQRAWVGVVHGDPMNFGLNAQLAVGTAPLLFSAQILDPLIFLSADGKFSPALAKSWKLSDDGLTLTLQIRQGVKWHDGKPFTAEDVKFNFDEIVPLQVYGAELTKKISSVEIDGKNTVVIHLTEPYGPLIAVVSSEFMLPKHIYEGTDYLTNKANKKPIGTGPMMFDTYTPGSEVALKKNPDYWGGKVKVDHAIYTVIADGNTSAEALFAREVDEVVLDPAAQARVSKDKNTKLLESGSFPQDVHMMFNAKNKYLADPAVRRAVFSAIDRKALVKTALAGLGTPAKGFFPPSLDWAVNPDVNFDTDFPYNVDATNKALDEAGLKRGPDGTRFTIKALYITALHDIVSVVEMAQSMLQKVGIKLELNSVGGAAYVDKLYKQHDFDLAFVRGPIGPDPSLGIANWYECNKAGAIGRNPSGICDPQIDANAAAALATTDQSKRGVAFKAMQARAEELMFYAPLAWYNGAFPTISTANWKGQDAPRVMAERRPWLTMTPAQ; this comes from the coding sequence ATGAGAATCACCAGAAAACGGACCGGCGCAATAATCGCCGTGTTGATGGCGAGCGTGCTCGCACTATCCGGGTGCTCCGCGGGAGACAGCGGCAAGCAGCGCGCGTGGGTAGGCGTAGTGCATGGCGACCCGATGAACTTCGGGCTGAACGCGCAGCTAGCCGTCGGAACGGCGCCGCTGCTCTTCAGTGCACAGATCCTGGATCCGCTCATCTTTCTGTCGGCTGACGGCAAGTTCAGCCCGGCGCTGGCAAAGAGCTGGAAACTCAGCGACGATGGCCTCACGCTGACACTGCAGATACGCCAGGGCGTGAAGTGGCACGACGGCAAGCCGTTCACGGCCGAAGACGTCAAGTTCAACTTCGACGAGATAGTGCCCTTGCAGGTCTATGGCGCCGAGCTCACCAAAAAGATCAGTTCGGTCGAGATCGATGGAAAGAACACCGTCGTCATTCATCTCACCGAGCCGTATGGTCCGCTGATTGCCGTCGTCTCGTCTGAGTTCATGCTGCCGAAGCACATCTACGAGGGCACCGATTATCTCACCAACAAGGCGAACAAGAAGCCCATCGGCACCGGTCCGATGATGTTTGACACGTACACTCCGGGCTCGGAGGTGGCCCTCAAGAAGAACCCCGACTATTGGGGCGGCAAGGTCAAGGTAGACCACGCCATTTACACGGTCATCGCCGACGGAAACACCAGCGCAGAGGCCCTCTTCGCCCGCGAGGTTGACGAGGTCGTCCTAGACCCGGCTGCCCAGGCTCGCGTTTCCAAGGACAAGAACACCAAGCTTCTTGAATCCGGCTCGTTCCCTCAAGACGTGCACATGATGTTCAACGCGAAGAACAAATATCTTGCGGATCCTGCGGTGCGCCGGGCCGTGTTCTCGGCGATTGACCGCAAGGCTCTCGTGAAGACGGCGCTGGCCGGTCTGGGAACACCGGCGAAAGGCTTCTTCCCCCCGTCGTTGGACTGGGCGGTGAACCCGGACGTTAATTTCGACACTGACTTTCCATACAACGTCGATGCAACCAACAAGGCTCTCGATGAAGCTGGCCTCAAGCGCGGGCCCGACGGTACCCGATTTACCATCAAGGCTCTCTACATCACCGCGCTACACGACATCGTGTCGGTCGTCGAGATGGCTCAATCAATGCTCCAGAAGGTCGGGATCAAGCTCGAACTGAACAGCGTGGGCGGCGCAGCCTATGTGGACAAGTTGTACAAGCAACACGACTTCGATCTCGCATTCGTGAGAGGACCGATCGGGCCCGACCCCAGCCTGGGCATCGCCAACTGGTACGAATGCAACAAGGCTGGGGCCATCGGCCGCAACCCTTCGGGAATCTGCGACCCTCAGATTGACGCCAACGCGGCCGCCGCGCTTGCTACCACCGACCAGTCGAAGCGCGGCGTCGCATTCAAGGCGATGCAGGCTCGCGCGGAAGAGCTGATGTTCTACGCGCCGCTCGCCTGGTACAACGGCGCATTCCCCACCATCAGCACGGCGAATTGGAAGGGTCAGGATGCGCCACGCGTCATGGCAGAGCGCCGCCCGTGGTTGACGATGACGCCTGCACAATAG
- a CDS encoding ABC transporter permease, with protein MAVADASIAPILTPTIKGMRGANVRHRLVVWIPAGFVLLILVVCFIGPFVLPLPAPIGGSVLDSSLPPGSPGHLLGTDVNGNDILSRLVYGGRSSLFVAIAVNAIGLAIGGGLGAISAYIGGRTDSIIMRALDIVIAFPSLVLIIAIAQGLGPSVTTTILALTAFSIPAVARLARSATLGVTSMPFIPAAELSGSPAWRVLLRHIAPNIAPQLLNFTMLGMGIAIVAEGALSFLGLGIPLPDPSWGNMIYEGQQALTAAPLQVLWPSVALCLTVLSFNLLGENIRDERSSR; from the coding sequence ATGGCAGTCGCTGACGCCTCCATCGCCCCCATTCTCACTCCGACGATCAAAGGAATGAGAGGGGCGAACGTGCGTCACCGCCTGGTCGTATGGATTCCCGCGGGTTTCGTGCTGCTCATCCTGGTGGTGTGCTTCATCGGCCCGTTCGTGCTCCCCCTTCCTGCACCGATCGGCGGCAGCGTGTTGGACAGCTCGCTGCCACCTGGTTCGCCGGGGCACCTTCTGGGCACGGATGTCAATGGCAACGACATCCTGTCGCGACTGGTCTACGGCGGCCGTTCCTCCCTCTTCGTTGCAATCGCGGTCAATGCCATCGGTCTGGCGATCGGGGGTGGGCTGGGGGCGATTTCCGCATACATTGGCGGCCGAACCGACTCGATCATCATGCGGGCTTTGGATATCGTGATCGCGTTCCCCTCGCTCGTGCTGATCATTGCGATTGCACAGGGGCTCGGCCCGAGCGTCACGACCACCATTCTGGCGTTGACCGCGTTCAGTATTCCCGCCGTAGCGCGCCTGGCGCGCTCAGCGACCCTGGGCGTCACCAGCATGCCGTTCATTCCGGCAGCCGAACTCAGCGGGAGCCCCGCGTGGCGAGTGTTGCTGCGCCACATCGCTCCGAACATCGCCCCGCAACTGCTCAACTTCACGATGTTGGGCATGGGTATCGCCATCGTGGCTGAGGGTGCTCTGAGCTTTCTCGGTCTGGGCATCCCCCTGCCCGATCCGAGTTGGGGAAACATGATCTACGAAGGCCAGCAGGCGTTGACCGCAGCACCGCTCCAAGTGCTGTGGCCAAGTGTCGCCTTGTGTCTGACGGTGCTGTCGTTCAACCTGCTCGGCGAGAACATACGAGACGAGAGAAGCAGCCGATGA
- a CDS encoding ABC transporter permease: MTSSTLSLAIRPEGRSSLLGRVTGSPLVRLVVRRLLIAIPVLFVISVLVFALLAAMPGDPARSLAGMSATEEQVTALREKMGLDRPPIERYFSWLFAVFRGDLGHSQVSGQSINSLLAERLPVTVELVVLVFVVSLLISVPVALRAARKPGGIFDRVVMVISMPVLAIPNYVIALLLVLVFAVFLRMLPALGYTPLQEGFVPNLLSVTMPVLALAIPHACFYTRFLRGDLVQLMNSADYVETARAKGAGPWRVLWRHAFRNSSFGLITLVGLNIGGLIGGTVIIEQIFAMPGLGMLLLEAARSQDTAVVQICVFIFAAVAVLANLVVDLMYAVLDPRIRYGSR; encoded by the coding sequence GTGACAAGTTCCACACTCAGTCTGGCTATCCGGCCCGAGGGGCGCTCATCGCTCCTCGGCCGGGTGACCGGCTCTCCCTTGGTGCGCTTGGTGGTCAGACGGCTACTCATCGCGATCCCGGTTCTCTTCGTGATCAGTGTGCTCGTCTTCGCTTTGCTGGCAGCGATGCCGGGAGACCCCGCACGCAGCCTGGCGGGGATGTCCGCCACCGAAGAACAGGTCACAGCCCTTCGCGAGAAAATGGGCCTGGATCGGCCCCCCATCGAACGCTACTTCTCCTGGCTGTTCGCTGTCTTCCGCGGTGACCTTGGCCACTCGCAAGTCAGCGGGCAATCGATCAACAGCCTTCTCGCCGAGCGCCTGCCCGTCACGGTGGAACTCGTTGTTTTGGTGTTCGTCGTCTCACTCCTCATATCGGTGCCTGTCGCATTGCGCGCCGCACGCAAGCCCGGCGGCATCTTCGACCGCGTCGTCATGGTTATCTCAATGCCCGTGCTTGCGATTCCGAACTATGTGATCGCGCTCCTGCTCGTGCTGGTATTCGCGGTCTTCCTGCGGATGCTGCCCGCACTGGGGTATACGCCCTTGCAGGAGGGGTTTGTTCCCAACCTGCTCTCAGTGACCATGCCCGTGCTTGCCCTGGCCATTCCGCATGCCTGTTTCTACACACGATTCCTCCGGGGCGATCTCGTGCAGCTGATGAACTCGGCGGACTACGTGGAGACGGCACGCGCCAAAGGCGCTGGCCCCTGGCGGGTTCTCTGGCGTCACGCTTTCCGCAACTCCTCGTTCGGATTGATTACCCTCGTCGGGCTCAACATCGGTGGCCTGATCGGCGGCACGGTGATCATCGAGCAGATCTTTGCCATGCCTGGCCTCGGAATGCTGCTTCTGGAAGCCGCCCGCTCACAAGACACCGCCGTTGTGCAAATCTGCGTCTTCATCTTCGCGGCGGTAGCCGTTCTAGCCAATCTCGTCGTCGACCTGATGTACGCCGTTCTCGATCCAAGGATTCGCTATGGCAGTCGCTGA
- a CDS encoding sialidase family protein, which produces MIRTFAPPHPAKDVDHTIVYRRDDEFCAWPYTMGFWQTGSGELVANFMSLDADYSDAAKVSHDLLGERGGRASRMVTVRSLDRGQSWGDPEFDAYPRVSAAESGEHSDLSRWGPFNFLDGDVLVGNSSTDFGKPESRAFVRVSKDAGANWTPAAELPLDGLHSLSAINSATVRPDGRCLLFLTLVSEDGWNRRPLVYASTDDGTGFHFLSFITPKEDPYAAAEGSWKSTYRFGGHRWFYPRGTMLPSGRILCTLRCQRDPTGVMWSELYFSDDGGLTWEFLSRINDFGAPGSLVAMEDGRLVVVYGYRLKPYGIRAVVSEDDGASWGPEIIVRDDGGSWDLGYPNAFEVEPGKIGALYYFNSRHDPLQANGGVRHIARSIFVLE; this is translated from the coding sequence ATGATTCGTACCTTCGCCCCGCCTCATCCAGCCAAAGACGTCGACCACACGATCGTGTATCGCCGTGACGACGAGTTCTGCGCCTGGCCATACACGATGGGTTTTTGGCAAACGGGCTCCGGCGAGCTCGTCGCCAATTTCATGTCACTGGATGCTGATTACAGCGACGCCGCGAAGGTCAGCCACGATCTTCTCGGAGAGCGCGGCGGCCGCGCGAGCCGCATGGTCACGGTGCGGTCGCTCGATCGCGGACAGAGTTGGGGTGATCCCGAATTCGATGCATATCCGCGCGTATCCGCGGCGGAATCCGGCGAGCACTCCGACCTGTCGCGATGGGGCCCGTTCAACTTTCTGGACGGCGATGTGCTGGTGGGCAACAGCAGCACCGACTTCGGCAAACCGGAGTCTCGCGCGTTCGTTCGGGTGTCGAAGGATGCCGGAGCCAATTGGACGCCGGCCGCCGAGCTACCCCTCGACGGGCTGCATTCGCTCTCGGCCATCAATTCGGCGACGGTGCGGCCGGATGGACGCTGCCTCCTGTTCCTGACGTTGGTGAGCGAGGACGGATGGAACCGCAGGCCGTTGGTCTACGCGAGCACCGATGACGGCACAGGGTTCCACTTTCTCTCCTTCATCACGCCGAAGGAAGATCCCTACGCGGCCGCGGAAGGAAGCTGGAAGAGCACCTATCGCTTTGGTGGTCACCGGTGGTTCTATCCACGAGGCACCATGCTGCCCAGCGGACGCATCCTGTGTACCCTGCGCTGCCAGCGCGATCCAACCGGTGTCATGTGGAGCGAGCTCTACTTCAGCGATGACGGAGGACTCACGTGGGAATTTCTCTCGCGCATCAATGACTTCGGCGCTCCGGGCAGCCTCGTGGCGATGGAGGACGGCCGCCTGGTCGTTGTCTACGGTTATCGCCTGAAGCCGTACGGCATTCGAGCCGTGGTGAGCGAGGACGACGGCGCGAGCTGGGGGCCCGAGATCATCGTGCGAGATGACGGCGGAAGCTGGGACCTGGGGTATCCCAACGCTTTCGAGGTAGAGCCGGGAAAAATCGGCGCTCTCTACTACTTCAACAGTCGGCACGACCCGCTGCAGGCCAACGGTGGTGTGCGTCACATCGCACGCAGCATCTTCGTTCTGGAATGA
- a CDS encoding ABC transporter substrate-binding protein, which produces MSANGKARRVLGAAALLVTFGLAVTGCTAGGSPAPAGNNTGDAGTPRSGGDLKVLLEASFAGNWQTGLDPATSNSVSANLPQYTSTFGGLFQLNADKDGKNARVEANQAESSSYSKDGLVFTLKLRKGITFSDGSPLNADAVLWNWIRDLSSGSTGVPNLVLNRTLTPAKISDQLRTSIISALPADYDKVAVEQLFGAIRVVDDLTIEIHFAAVNGAFVNGLPGMSLNWMASPTGYAKLGAQKFKEEPIGAGPFIIVSDTMSQKLSLKRNPHYFKPKLPYLDTLSFQAVAGDQVSYQTLQAGQAGAIEGLGSVPLITQAQHDPKLNVVIDPPTSPYVVQLNTRIAPFNDERAREAIYYATDYDPINKGLFKGQGDPSQSFTASGGLFYNPKVPNYRTYDLAKAKALVKEIGGLTVKLDAINSPVAIAFVQALQTQWTKAGINVSLRTQALGDTITTFKSGQWTAYLQTAGAFDPATGIGVTARFGSLSPYSGAPLPKGATSAADAKKRGLTTKLDDVLNQAQATVDPSKRDTLYKEAAQIISDNAYGPFGFAFSPAQVVRKGVHGPGLTTPIPGLAVRSGVLYDQVWVAPE; this is translated from the coding sequence ATGAGCGCGAATGGAAAAGCCAGACGCGTGCTCGGCGCTGCCGCGCTGCTGGTGACATTCGGCCTCGCCGTCACCGGTTGCACTGCCGGAGGCTCCCCGGCTCCGGCAGGAAACAATACCGGCGACGCAGGCACCCCTCGTTCCGGAGGCGATCTGAAGGTTCTTCTCGAAGCCTCGTTCGCGGGCAACTGGCAGACCGGGCTGGATCCGGCAACCAGCAACAGCGTCTCGGCGAACCTGCCGCAGTACACGTCGACTTTTGGCGGTCTTTTTCAGCTGAATGCCGACAAAGATGGAAAGAATGCACGCGTCGAGGCGAATCAGGCCGAGAGTTCCTCATACTCCAAAGACGGTCTCGTCTTCACGCTGAAGCTTCGCAAGGGAATCACGTTCTCCGACGGCAGTCCCCTGAACGCCGACGCAGTGCTTTGGAACTGGATCCGGGACCTGAGCTCGGGCTCCACCGGCGTTCCGAATCTCGTCCTCAATCGCACGCTCACCCCCGCCAAGATCAGTGACCAACTCAGAACAAGCATCATCAGCGCTCTGCCGGCGGACTACGACAAGGTCGCCGTGGAACAGCTGTTCGGCGCCATCCGCGTGGTAGACGATCTCACCATTGAGATTCACTTCGCCGCGGTCAACGGTGCCTTCGTCAACGGCTTGCCGGGCATGAGCCTCAACTGGATGGCCTCGCCGACGGGCTATGCGAAACTCGGCGCGCAGAAGTTCAAGGAGGAGCCGATCGGTGCGGGGCCCTTCATCATCGTCAGTGACACGATGAGCCAGAAGTTGTCCCTCAAGCGCAACCCCCACTATTTCAAGCCGAAGTTGCCCTACCTCGACACGCTCTCGTTTCAGGCGGTAGCCGGTGACCAGGTCTCATATCAGACCTTGCAGGCCGGGCAGGCCGGCGCGATTGAGGGCCTCGGCTCGGTGCCGCTGATCACCCAAGCGCAGCATGACCCGAAATTGAACGTCGTCATAGATCCACCGACATCACCGTACGTGGTGCAGCTGAACACTCGGATCGCGCCATTCAATGACGAGCGTGCCCGCGAGGCAATCTACTACGCCACCGACTACGACCCGATCAACAAGGGACTGTTCAAGGGACAGGGCGATCCCAGCCAGTCGTTCACGGCCTCTGGAGGTCTTTTCTATAACCCGAAGGTGCCCAACTACCGCACATATGACCTCGCAAAGGCCAAGGCCCTCGTCAAGGAGATCGGTGGTCTGACGGTGAAGCTGGATGCCATCAACAGCCCGGTCGCGATCGCATTCGTGCAAGCGTTGCAAACCCAGTGGACCAAGGCCGGCATCAACGTGAGCCTGAGGACCCAGGCACTCGGTGACACCATCACAACGTTCAAGAGTGGCCAGTGGACGGCATATCTGCAGACCGCCGGCGCGTTCGATCCCGCAACCGGCATCGGAGTCACGGCCCGTTTCGGTTCGCTCTCGCCCTACAGCGGCGCCCCGCTGCCCAAGGGCGCAACAAGCGCTGCGGACGCCAAGAAGAGAGGACTGACGACAAAGCTCGATGACGTTCTCAACCAGGCTCAGGCAACAGTCGATCCGAGTAAACGCGACACCCTGTACAAGGAGGCCGCGCAGATCATTTCAGACAACGCCTACGGGCCATTCGGATTCGCGTTCTCGCCGGCACAGGTCGTACGCAAGGGAGTCCATGGTCCCGGCCTGACTACGCCGATACCCGGTCTCGCTGTGCGCTCTGGGGTGCTCTATGACCAGGTGTGGGTGGCGCCCGAGTGA
- a CDS encoding ABC transporter ATP-binding protein gives MNTPATMTNVAALPETRPRAVLTVNDLRVTFSRAGTPVHAVNGLSYEVKAGRTLAIIGESGSGKSVSVRALMGLLPPSAFVTGSARLGETELIGMSEKAMRLIRGSDIAMVFQDPARSLNPTMSVGAQIGEAIRMHVRIDRKEVQSRAVELLKMVRMPAAERRYHEYPHQLSGGMRQRVMIAIALAANPKVLIADEATTALDVTTQAQIMELLVDLQERLGTAVVMISHDLGLAASYAHDVMVMYAGKVVEHSETTTLFRNVRMPYTKALLEAIPQLDVPPHTELTVIGGQPPNLSALPVGCAFRSRCSRATDHCAIQPPLSEHEPGHKYACWNPYLAPSKTNAGTPTGVPTNNGSFS, from the coding sequence ATGAATACGCCGGCGACAATGACCAACGTCGCAGCCCTCCCCGAAACGCGTCCCCGAGCCGTACTCACGGTGAACGATCTGCGGGTGACCTTCTCGCGTGCGGGCACGCCAGTGCATGCCGTGAACGGATTGAGCTACGAGGTCAAGGCGGGTCGCACGCTCGCGATTATCGGTGAGTCCGGCTCGGGCAAGTCGGTGAGTGTTCGTGCACTGATGGGCTTGCTTCCCCCGAGTGCGTTCGTCACGGGGTCCGCCAGGCTCGGCGAGACCGAACTGATCGGCATGAGCGAGAAGGCCATGCGCCTCATTCGCGGGAGCGATATCGCGATGGTGTTCCAGGATCCCGCGCGGTCGCTCAACCCGACGATGAGCGTCGGGGCGCAGATCGGTGAAGCGATCCGCATGCACGTTCGCATCGATCGCAAAGAGGTCCAATCCCGCGCGGTGGAACTGTTGAAGATGGTGAGAATGCCCGCCGCGGAGCGCCGCTATCACGAGTATCCGCACCAGCTCTCCGGCGGTATGCGTCAGCGCGTCATGATAGCCATCGCGCTAGCGGCAAATCCGAAGGTCCTGATCGCGGATGAAGCGACGACAGCCCTGGATGTCACCACGCAGGCCCAGATCATGGAGCTTCTCGTCGATCTGCAGGAGCGGCTGGGCACGGCAGTCGTCATGATCAGTCACGACCTTGGGCTCGCCGCCAGCTACGCCCACGACGTGATGGTGATGTACGCCGGCAAGGTCGTCGAACATTCGGAAACGACAACCCTCTTCCGCAACGTACGAATGCCATATACCAAGGCACTGCTGGAGGCGATCCCGCAACTGGATGTGCCGCCGCACACAGAACTGACGGTCATCGGCGGGCAGCCACCGAATCTCAGCGCCCTGCCTGTCGGTTGCGCCTTCCGTTCCCGGTGCAGTCGTGCGACAGATCACTGTGCAATCCAACCGCCGTTATCGGAGCACGAACCGGGTCACAAGTATGCGTGCTGGAACCCTTATCTCGCGCCGAGTAAAACGAATGCCGGTACCCCGACCGGTGTGCCGACGAACAACGGGAGCTTTTCGTGA